A single Cannabis sativa cultivar Pink pepper isolate KNU-18-1 chromosome 7, ASM2916894v1, whole genome shotgun sequence DNA region contains:
- the LOC115697508 gene encoding UDP-glycosyltransferase 89B2-like, which translates to MATMTGAGEEGKATHILIFPFPAQGHMLPILDFTHQTLTQNPDLITITILVTPKNLSLLNPLLSLHPSIQTLVLPFPSHPSVPHGVENLKDLPATSFRFVIPAITRLREPLTHWFKTHPSPPTAIVSDMFLGWTHYLAVELGIRRITFSPSGAFALAVIQSLWRDMPKRSDGQDEVFEFPEIANCPKYPWWKLSSLYRSYVEGDPDSEIVRESFIGNRLSWGLVVNSFTELESVYLDYLKKDSGHDRVWAVGPIRPMLDDPNGPTTRGGSNSVSHHILSWLDKCDENKVVYVCFGSQVVLRNDQMEELAKGLERSGVHFVWSVKVPTGSQVDGDYGKVPIGFENRVGERGLVIKGWAPQVSILRHRAVGAFLTHCGWNSVLEGIAAGVLMLTWPMQADQYANATLLVDTLVGKSACEGDRIVPNSVELARVFAESVGEENRARRRRVEELCGAANRATMEGGSSYKDLESLVAHLKVTTI; encoded by the coding sequence atggccACAATGACCGGTGCCGGAGAAGAAGGCAAAGCCACCCATATCTTAATCTTCCCATTCCCAGCACAAGGCCACATGTTACCAATCCTAGACTTCACACACCAGACCCTTACCCAAAACCCAGATCTCATCACCATCACCATTCTCGTAACCCCAAAAAACCTCTCTCTTCTCAACCCACTCCTCTCTCTCCATCCTTCCATTCAAACCCTCGTCCTCCCTTTCCCATCTCACCCTTCCGTTCCCCATGGAGTTGAGAATCTCAAGGACTTACCCGCCACCTCATTCCGTTTCGTAATTCCCGCCATCACTCGACTTCGAGAACCTCTCACTCACTGGTTCAAAACCCACCCTTCGCCGCCTACCGCCATTGTTTCCGACATGTTCTTGGGTTGGACACACTACCTCGCCGTCGAACTCGGGATTCGTCGGATTACCTTCTCTCCTTCCGGCGCTTTTGCCTTGGCCGTCATCCAATCTTTGTGGCGAGATATGCCGAAACGATCGGACGGTCAGGATGAAGTCTTTGAGTTTCCTGAGATTGCGAATTGTCCAAAATACCCTTGGTGGAAATTGTCTTCTCTGTACAGATCTTACGTTGAGGGAGACCCAGATTCGGAAATTGTTAGGGAGTCTTTTATTGGGAATCGGTTGAGTTGGGGACTCGTTGTTAACTCGTTTACCGAGTTGGAATCGGTTTATCTTGATTACTTGAAGAAAGATTCAGGCCATGATCGTGTTTGGGCTGTTGGGCCTATACGGCCCATGTTAGATGATCCAAATGGGCCCACTACTAGAGGTGGGTCCAACTCGGTCTCTCACCATATATTGTCATGGCTTGATAAGTGTGATGAGAATAAGGTTGTGTATGTTTGTTTTGGTAGTCAAGTTGTGTTGAGAAATGATCAAATGGAAGAGTTAGCTAAGGGTTTGGAGAGAAGTGGGGTCCATTTTGTGTGGTCGGTTAAGGTGCCAACTGGATCACAAGTGGACGGTGATTACGGAAAGGTTCCGATCGGGTTCGAAAATCGAGTGGGTGAAAGGGGTTTGGTGATTAAAGGGTGGGCCCCACAAGTTTCGATACTTCGGCATCGGGCCGTGGGCGCTTTTTTGACTCATTGTGGTTGGAACTCGGTGTTGGAAGGTATCGCGGCGGGAGTACTAATGCTGACGTGGCCCATGCAGGCCGACCAATACGCTAATGCCACGTTGTTGGTGGACACCTTGGTGGGAAAGAGCGCGTGCGAAGGTGATCGAATTGTTCCCAATTCGGTTGAGTTGGCTCGAGTTTTTGCGGAATCGGTTGGCGAGGAAAACCGAGCCCGAAGACGTCGAGTTGAAGAATTATGTGGAGCGGCGAACCGAGCTACTATGGAAGGTGGTAGTTCTTATAAGGATTTGGAATCATTAGTTGCCCATTTGAAAGTCACAACCATTTAG
- the LOC115698194 gene encoding uncharacterized protein ycf23 translates to MEVSMCMTTSSNSISLKPIHNPLLGHASSSSSTQFLALRRKGSSSFTTKALLSTSKELVLKEFHNCKALKIISGLQNFDKENVASVVSAADKGGATHVDIACDPELVKLAITLTSLPVCVSSVDPAAFLAAVEAGATMVEIGNYDSFYEKGVIFTPEQILNLTKETKRSLPSITLSVTVPHTLSLPDQVKLAEMLEQEGVDIIQTEGGKCSNPTKSGILGLIEKATPTLAAAYSISRAVKIPVMCSSGLSAVTAPMAITAGAAGVGVGSAINKLNDVVAMIAEVRSISNSLSSSGFRTANEEQTLKL, encoded by the exons ATGGAGGTTTCAATGTGCATGACAACTTCTTCAAACTCCATATCTCTAAAACCCATTCACAATCCTCTTCTGGGTcatgcttcttcttcttcctcaacaCAATTTTTGGCTCTAAGAAGAAAAGGGTCTTCTTCTTTTACTACCAAAGCACTTCTTTCAACTTCTAAAGAACTTGTTTTGAAAGAATTTCATAACTGCAAAGCTCTCAAG ATTATCTCAGGTTTGCAGAATTTTGATAAGGAAAATGTTGCTTCAGTTGTTTCTGCTGCAGATAAG GGAGGAGCAACTCATGTGGATATAGCTTGTGATCCTGAGTTGGTTAAGCTTGCCATTACATTAACATCTCTTCCT GTTTGTGTTTCTTCTGTAGATCCAGCTGCATTCCTGGCTGCGGTCGAGGCAGGAGCAACAATG GTTGAGATTGGAAACTATGATTCATTCTATGAGAAGGGTGTGATATTCACTCCCGAACAG ATACTGAATCTAACAAAGGAGACTAAGAGGAGTCTTCCATCCATAACCTTATCAGTCACTGTGCCTCACACGCTAAGTCTTCCCGATCAG GTCAAGCTTGCGGAAATGCTGGAGCAAGAAGGTGTTGACATCATTCAAACCGAAGGAGGGAAGTGCTCGAACCCTACAAAGTCTGGCATTCTTGGTTTGATTGAGAAG GCAACACCGACATTAGCAGCTGCATATTCCATCTCGCGGGCTGTCAAGATTCCTGTCATGTGTTCATCTGGTCTAAGCGCGGTGACAGCACCAATGGCCATCACTGCTGGAGCTGCTGGTGTG GGTGTGGGATCAGCCATTAACAAACTCAATGATGTAGTTGCAATGATAGCAGAAGTAAGGAGCATTTCgaattcattatcatcatctgGTTTTCGTACTGCAAATGAAGAACAAACTCTGAAACTGTAA
- the LOC115696942 gene encoding high mobility group B protein 14 isoform X2, with protein MAKGAKTSQKSRSSSSASASDSTQITGTPSTKKMVLRIKTTEGTKRSARLSGMNQERKVVKSVQKSKPKNKKISNKIDAKKPKKPPTAFFFFLEDFRKVFQEQNPDVKSMRDIGKACGVKWKTMTYEEKVQYYDIATEKRAAFDSAMAEYISKKESGEESEDEETEDDSELGIS; from the exons ATGGCGAAAGGAGCTAAAACCTCTCAAAAATCTCGCTCATCATCCTCAGCCTCAGCTTCTGATTCTACCCAAATCACCGGAACACCTTCCACTAA GAAAATGGTTTTGAGAATCAAAACAACTGAGGGGACAAAGAGGTCAGCAAGATTGAGTGGTATGAACCAAGAGAGAAAGGTGGTAAAGTCAGTACAGAAGTCAAAACCAAAGAATAAGAAGATTAGTAACAAAATTGATGCCAAGAAACCCAAGAAGCCACCAACAgcgttcttcttcttctt GGAGGACTTTCGGAAGGTGTTTCAAGAGCAAAACCCAGATGTCAAATCAATGCGAGAT ATTGGGAAAGCATGTGGAGTGAAGTGGAAAACAATGACATATGAG GAAAAGGTTCAATATTACGACATAGCCACAGAGAAACGAGCAGCGTTTGATAGTGCCATGGCGGAATATATCAGTAAAAAG GAAAGTGGTGAAGAATCCGAAGATGAAGAAACTGAGGATGATTCAGAGTTGGGAATAAGCTGA
- the LOC115696942 gene encoding high mobility group B protein 14 isoform X1 — translation MAKGAKTSQKSRSSSSASASDSTQITGTPSTKKMVLRIKTTEGTKRSARLSGMNQERKVVKSVQKSKPKNKKISNKIDAKKPKKPPTAFFFFLEDFRKVFQEQNPDVKSMRDIGKACGVKWKTMTYEEKVQYYDIATEKRAAFDSAMAEYISKKVKIAIYQYRNTFFIVSFFFML, via the exons ATGGCGAAAGGAGCTAAAACCTCTCAAAAATCTCGCTCATCATCCTCAGCCTCAGCTTCTGATTCTACCCAAATCACCGGAACACCTTCCACTAA GAAAATGGTTTTGAGAATCAAAACAACTGAGGGGACAAAGAGGTCAGCAAGATTGAGTGGTATGAACCAAGAGAGAAAGGTGGTAAAGTCAGTACAGAAGTCAAAACCAAAGAATAAGAAGATTAGTAACAAAATTGATGCCAAGAAACCCAAGAAGCCACCAACAgcgttcttcttcttctt GGAGGACTTTCGGAAGGTGTTTCAAGAGCAAAACCCAGATGTCAAATCAATGCGAGAT ATTGGGAAAGCATGTGGAGTGAAGTGGAAAACAATGACATATGAG GAAAAGGTTCAATATTACGACATAGCCACAGAGAAACGAGCAGCGTTTGATAGTGCCATGGCGGAATATATCAGTAAAAAGGTAAAGATTGCCATATATCAGTATCGAAACACATTTTTTATcgtttcgtttttcttcatgcTCTAA